Proteins found in one Panicum hallii strain FIL2 chromosome 4, PHallii_v3.1, whole genome shotgun sequence genomic segment:
- the LOC112889194 gene encoding rho GDP-dissociation inhibitor 1-like, producing MSSAAVSAASSCPAKPQEEEEPPVLRRRAEEEGSSGAAAGEQEEEQRVTAVYRKLSEASLCASTTEEETEEDDDDEEEAVAAAKDGIELGPRVSIKEQLDKDKDDESLRRWKEQLLGSVDLSSVGETLEPDVKMTSLSILSTGRPDMVLPLPPEPKSKEPWFTLKEGSAYRLKFTFAVAGNIVSGLRYTNTVWKTGIRVDSTREMLGTFSPQAELYTYLTPEESTPSGIFARGSYSARTKFLDDDRKCYLEMNYTFDIRRDWPSN from the exons ATGTCGTCGGCCGCCGTGAGCGCAGCCTCTTCTTGCCCCGCCAAgccccaggaggaggaggagccgccGGTCTTACGACgacgcgcggaggaggagggcagctccggcgccgccgccggggagcaggaggaggagcagcgcgTGACCGCGGTGTACCGGAAGCTCAGCGAGGCGTCGCTGTGCGCCAGCACCACCGAGGAGGAGACGGAGGAggatgacgacgacgaggaggaggcggtggcggcggcgaaggaCGGGATCGAGCTCGGCCCCAGGGTCAGCATCAAGGAGCAGCTCGACAAGGACAAG GATGATGAGAGCCTGAGGCGATGGAAGGAGCAGCTCCTGGGCAGCGTGGACTTGAGCTCCGTCGGAG AGACGCTGGAGCCGGACGTGAAGATGACGAGCCTGTCCATCCTGTCCACCGGCCGGCCGGACATggtgctgccgctgccgccggagCCCAAGAGCAAGGAGCCCTGGTTCACGCTCAAGGAGGGCAGCGCCTACAGGCTCAAGTTCACCTTCGCCGTCGCCGGCAACATCGTCTCCGGCCTCCGCTACACCAACACCGTCTGGAAGACCGGCATCAGGG TGGACAGCACCAGGGAGATGCTGGGAACATTCAGCCCCCAGGCCGAGCTCTACACCTACCTGACGCCCGAGGAGAGCACCCCGTCTGGGATCTTTGCCCGGGGATCATACTCTGCAAGAACAAAG TTTCTCGACGACGATCGCAAGTGCTACCTGGAGATGAACTACACCTTTGACATCCGCCGGGATTGGCCGTCAAACTGA
- the LOC112889193 gene encoding BTB/POZ domain-containing protein At2g04740, producing the protein MDSDPDVKLRGLDIDVELDPEDLQPSVPLKKVPGGDLFEAARAGDCDRLALLLEAGANVNARDRWDSVALYYACLAGHAEAARMLLEAGAVCAERTFDGDRCHYAALNLHLRWLLKSFEARPPPLAPLPAALRATFLACPANRAAFLEMLQGSAGAEAAALAAAAGFGPKDDPSSACLFPPDITFYVDGKPVEAHRVILCARSPFFEKKFKTDWKDRKEVRFSNQKLYYGALYSLIHFFYSDRLEVAVDDMENLARACKVCKCEELQKILDNEVVHQKYAEYKSARELDLDNSQKRFILQAQSLPEEDRLPSALQRILQTCLANSREEGYDSEESNDMPKNLEEDLADLYIKVGDKVFHCHQVILASRSEYFRARLSRTVDFLEGSCGFQAAQNLPLLEEHDLSAEAFEKMLEYMYTDKLEHLDPDQAEELFDVASRYLLFPLKRVVADMLLPHLEHASPAELCRWLMLSDIYGVMKIREYILDIIACNFEMFAATREFRALLLTLPPPSGDDSLRTTRPSAPGSAGNTDQGNILDDLREKWLEAEGAELDERDESAALFDKRLETLMLVAEKEAVDEDA; encoded by the exons ATGGACTCGGATCCTGACGTCAAGCTCCGTGGCCTCGACATCGACGTCGAACTCGATCCGGAGGACCTCCAGCCGTCGGTGCCCCTCAAGAAGGTCCCCGGCGGTGACCTCTtcgaggcggcgcgggcgggggactGCGACCGCCTCGCCCTCCTCCTTGAGGCCGGCGCCAATGTCAACGCGCGCGACCGCTGGGACTCCGTCGCGCTCTATTACGCCTGCCTCGCGGGCCACGCCGAGGCCGCGCGGATGCTGCTCGAGGCCGGCGCCGTCTGCGCCGAGCGTACCTTCGACGGCGACCGGTGCCACTACGCCGCGCTCAACCTGCACCTCCGCTGGCTGCTCAAGTCGTTCGAGGCCAGGCctccgccgctcgcgccgctgcccgccgcgCTCCGGGCGACGTTCCTCGCCTGCCCCGCCAACCGCGCCGCCTTCCTCGAGATGCTCCAGGGGAGCGCCGGCGCCGAAGctgccgccctcgccgctgccgccg GATTTGGGCCAAAGGATGATCCATCAAGTGCTTGCCTTTTCCCTCCTGATATTACATTCTACGTGGATGGAAAACCTGTTGAAGCTCACCGCGTCATCCTTTGTGCTCGATCTCCTTTCTTTGAAAAGAAGTTCAAGACAGACTGGAAAGACAGGAAGGAAGTGAGATTTTCTAACCAAAAGTTGTATTATGGTGCCTTATACAGCCTCATCCATTTCTTCTATTCTGATAGACTCGAGGTAGCTGTGGACGACATGGAAAATTTGGCGCGGGCGTGCAAAGTTTGCAAGTGTGAGGAGTTGCAAAAGATTTTGGATAATGAAGTTGTGCATCAGAAGTATGCAGAGTACAAGTCGGCGAGAGAATTAGATTTGGACAATTCACAGAAACGATTCATTTTACAAGCGCAGTCCTTGCCTGAGGAAGATCGCCTTCCATCAGCATTGCAGCGTATTCTGCAGACTTGTCTAGCTAACTCAAGAGAAGAGGGCTATGATAGTGAGGAATCAAATGACATGCCCAAAAACTTGGAGGAGGATCTTGCTGATCTTTATATAAAAGTAGGTGATAAGGTTTTCCATTGTCATCAGGTGATTTTGGCCTCAAGGTCAGAGTACTTTAGAGCCAGGCTATCTCGAACTGTTGATTTTCTTGAAGGTAGCTGTGGATTTCAAGCAGCTCAGAACCTTCCACTTCTTGAGGAGCATGACTTGAGTGCAGAAGCATTTGAAAAGATGCTGGAATACAT GTATACTGATAAGCTAGAGCATTTGGATCCTGATCAG GCTGAAGAACTATTTGATGTTGCATCAAGATACTTGTTGTTTCCCCTTAAGCGGGTTGTAGCTGATATGCTGTTGCCACATCTTGAACATGCTTCACCTGCAGAATTGTGCCGCTGGTTGATGCTGTCAGACAT ATATGGTGTCATGAAAATAAGGGAGTACATCTTGGATATCATCGCCTGCAACTTCGAGATGTTCGCAGCCACTCGAGAGTTCCGGGCCTTGCTCTTGACTCTCCCACCGCCATCTGGAGATGACTCATTGCGGACAACTCGTCCCAGTGCACCTGGGAGTGCAGGAAATACTGACCAAGGCAACATTCTTGATGATTTGCGTGAGAAGTGGTTAGAAGCAGAGGGCGCTGAGCTTGATGAGAGGGATGAGAGTGCAGCTCTGTTTGATAAGCGACTGGAGACACTTATGCTTGTTGCAGAGAAAGAAGCTGTTGATGAAGACGCTTGA